CCGCGTGGCCCCGTCGTCGACGGAGAGGGCGAAGACGAGGTGACGCGCGTCGGGGGCCGTCATCGCGTCGAGGAAGACGGTGCGCGAGGCGGGGTCGATCACGGGCGTGCCGGTGATGCCGAGCGGGTCGATGTTCCCGCAGGGCAGGGCGGAGAGGGGCACGGGGGCGGCGAGCTGGCGGCTCCAGACCGGGGCGCCGGTCGTGGCGTCGAGGGCGTAGACGCGGTTCTCCTCCGTCGCGACGAGGATCAGGTCGCGGCCGGAGGACGCGTCGTCGAGGTAGAGCGGCTGGGCATAGGTCGCGCCCTGGGTCGTCGCGGTGAAGGTTGGGTCCCGGTGCAGCGTCGCGGCGGTGGCTCTCGTGAGTGCGGCGTCGACGTACACACCGTCACGGGCGAGGTCGCGGTGGTATTGGAGGATCGACGCAGCGGACGCCGGTGGCCCGGAGGGAAGGAGCGCGGAGGCGCTGATTAACGCGAGCGCGAGCCGGGACGGCGCGGGAAGTCCTTCGTCGCTGATGGGGCGTGGTGACGCCGTTAGGTCGACGATAGGAGCATTACCTGATCGCCCTGTCGATGGCGGCCGATACGCTCGCCCCGCTTGTGACGACTGTGACCCCGGAGCTAGATGATCCGACCATGCCGATTCGGCGCCGTGTCCGACGCGCAAGATGGGCACCCCTGGCCGCCGCGCTCGTCCTCTCCGCGTGCGGTCCGCGGCCGGCCCCGGCGCCTCCACCGCCGAAGGTCAAGGTCGTCCAGGCGGTCGCGCGGGAGATCACCGAGTGGGACGAGTACACGGCGCGTCTCGATGCCATCGATTCGGTCGAGGTGCGCCCGCGGGTGAGCGGGTACCTGCAGTCGATCCACTTCCAGGACGGCGCGATCGTCCACAAGGGCGATCTCCTCTTCCTGATCGACCCGCGCCCCTACGAGGCCGCGCTGCGCCGGGCCGAGGCTGACGTCGACCTGGCGGAGTCCCGGCTCGCGCTGGCGCGGAAGAACTTCGCGCGGGCCGCGGACCTGCTCGCGAGCCACGCCATCTCGCAGGAGGAGTCGGACATCCGCGCGTCGAACCTGCGGCAGGCCGAGGCGTCGGTCGAGGAAGCGCAGGCGGCCGTGGACGCCGCCAGGCTCGACGTCGAGTTCACGCGGGTGTCGGCGCCGGTCGCCGGGCGCGTCGGGCGGAAGCTCGTCACCGAGGGAAACCTCATCAACGGGGGCGTGGGCACGCAGGGCACGCTTCTCACGACGATCGTGTCGCTCGACCCGATCTACGCGTACTTCGAGGCCGACGAGGGCGCGCTCCTCAAGTACAGCCGCCTCGCTCGGACGGGGCAGCGGCCGAGCTCGCGCGACTACAAGAACCCCGTGCACGTGGCGCTCGCCGATGAGGAAGGGTTCCCGCACGAAGGCGTGATGGACTTCGTCGACAACCAGGTCGATCGCGGGACCGGCACCATCGTCGGCCGCGCGCTGCTGCCGAATCCCGATCTGAGCCTCATCCCCGGGCTGTTCGCCCGCCTGCGGTTGCCCGGCAGCGGCCGGTATCGGGCGATCCTCCTCCCCGACGAGGCGATCGGAAGCGACCAGTCGCAGAAGTTCGTCTTCGTGGTCGACGGTGACAGCAAAGCCCAGTACCGCACGGTGAAGATCGGGCCGCTGGTCGACGGCCTGCGCGTCGTCCGCGAGGGCGTGACGTCGGAAGACTGGGTCGTGGTGGCCGGTCTCCAGCGGGTCCGCCCCGGGCTCAATGTCGACGCGCAGCGGGAGACGATCCCGTCGGCCGAGAGCGGGGAAGCGACCACCTCCACCACGGCGGCGCCCGGGGACAGGCGCTGATGAACATCTCGCGCTTCTTCATCGACCGGCCGATCTTCGCCGCCGTTCTCTCGATCGTCACGCTCATCCTGGGTGGCCTGGCCTACGGGACGCTGCCGGTCGCCCAGTACCC
Above is a window of Deltaproteobacteria bacterium DNA encoding:
- a CDS encoding efflux RND transporter periplasmic adaptor subunit: MAADTLAPLVTTVTPELDDPTMPIRRRVRRARWAPLAAALVLSACGPRPAPAPPPPKVKVVQAVAREITEWDEYTARLDAIDSVEVRPRVSGYLQSIHFQDGAIVHKGDLLFLIDPRPYEAALRRAEADVDLAESRLALARKNFARAADLLASHAISQEESDIRASNLRQAEASVEEAQAAVDAARLDVEFTRVSAPVAGRVGRKLVTEGNLINGGVGTQGTLLTTIVSLDPIYAYFEADEGALLKYSRLARTGQRPSSRDYKNPVHVALADEEGFPHEGVMDFVDNQVDRGTGTIVGRALLPNPDLSLIPGLFARLRLPGSGRYRAILLPDEAIGSDQSQKFVFVVDGDSKAQYRTVKIGPLVDGLRVVREGVTSEDWVVVAGLQRVRPGLNVDAQRETIPSAESGEATTSTTAAPGDRR